In Scophthalmus maximus strain ysfricsl-2021 chromosome 16, ASM2237912v1, whole genome shotgun sequence, the following proteins share a genomic window:
- the snx11 gene encoding sorting nexin-11 isoform X1, producing the protein MNRNQEDEFVAVRVQDPRIQNEGSWNSYVDFKIFLHTNSKAFTAKTSCVRRRYSEFSWLRKKMQKNTGLVPVPELPGKSFFSFSNEDFLERRRKGLQAFLDNVVHMTVCLSDSQLHLFLQTQLPVGHIQDCVQGHTPYSVTDAILTYASSNWGLAQAQTPEDDSIKEPSLTVSYESMESPAPHQPSLQTTETFSPELLSCGDSDPLASLMELREKNKAEDKSSINITQENNRLEAVVECDRDPTEATFFLGDGQDEHEGLGLAGDTQQRSCQIQTPVEVHSPMETGFQEGSEFEGECTEREEEEGVVTSDTEENVVQHSEMEETAVQLESPAEEDVDEVACEPEKCINSLVILDFKDNDSEEQVTEINARSQEEVPEVVCPEKQVLVNHIVSEVAHTEGTVSDVSCAEESKKSDDNQSGESGSEEETTPRSETDDVSSDAFQQMDQKRVEEEADVVVCKDESNEDSASLPSSNESIVQVSDEDSVCDEMEESTRAANGFMKTPPEDVWSEVEASGRNILDLQMNGRPVDDDDDHLQYLTSLDLNSTIAGTDLSGSGDFSVIETVSGVGDGKCAEEEAPSSPSPDASEETREVQQMP; encoded by the exons ACCAACAGTAAAGCCTTCACTGCCAAGACGTCCTGCGTGCGGCGGCGCTACAGTGAGTTCTCCTGGCTCAGGAAGAAGATGCAGAAGAACACTGGTCTGGT GCCGGTGCCAGAGCTTCCAGGAAaatccttcttctccttcagcaaTGAGGACTttctggagaggagaagaaaaggactTCAGGCGTTCTTGGACAA CGTGGTGCACATGACGGTGTGCCTGTCCGACAGCCAGCTGCACCTCTTCCTGCAGACCCAGCTGCCGGTCGGTCACATCCAGGACTGCGTCCAGGGCCACACGCCCTACTCGGTGACCGACGCCATCCTCACGTATGCCTCGTCCAACTGGGGCCTTGCTCAGGCTCAGACGCCGGAGGACGATTCCATCAAGGAGCCCAGTTTGACCGTTTCGTACGAGTCCATGGAGAG CCCAGCACCTCATCAACCGAGCCTCCAGACGACAGAGACTTTCAGCCCCGAGCTTCTCTCGTGCGGAGACTCCGACCCTCTGGCAAGTTTAATGGAGCTCCGAGAAAAGAACAAGGCAGAGGACAAATCCTCAATAAACATCACACAGGAGAACAACCGCCTGGAGGCTGTCGTCGAGTGCGACCGCGACCCCACGGAGGCCACCTTTTTCCTGGGCGACGGCCAGGACGAGCACGAAGGCCTCGGCCTCGCTGGAGATACCCAGCAGAGGAGCTGTCAGATACAGACACCGGTGGAGGTGCACTCGCCCATGGAGACTGGCTTTCAGGAGGGCAGCGAGTTTGAGGGGGAGTGTacggaaagagaggaagaggaaggtgttGTGACTTCAGATACAGAAGAAAATGTCGTGCAACATTCAGAAATGGAGGAAACGGCCGTTCAACTGGAGAGTCCTGCGGAGGAGGATGTAGACGAGGTCGCCTGCGAGccagaaaaatgtataaattctTTAGTGATTTTAGATTTTAAGGACAATGACTCTGAGGAACAGGTCACGGAAATAAATGCCAGATCCCAGGAGGAAGTTCCGGAAGTCGTTTGCCCGGAGAAGCAGGTTCTAGTAAACCACATCGTCTCGGAGGTCGCACACACCGAGGGTACAGTGTCAGACGTCAGCTGTGCGGAGGAGTCGAAGAAGTCGGATGACAATCAAAGTGGTGAATCTGGAAGCGAAGAGGAGACGACGCCTCGGTCAGAAACTGACGACGTGAGCAGCGACGCCTTTCAACAAATGGACCAAAAGCGAGTTGAAGAAGAGGCGGACGTGGTCGTGTGCAAAGACGAGAGCAACGAGGACAGCGCCTCGCTGCCGTCGTCCAACGAGAGCATCGTCCAGGTGAGCGACGAGGACAGCGTCTGCGACGAGATGGAGGAGTCGACCCGGGCGGCGAACGGCTTCATGAAAACGCCTCCTGAGGACGTTTGGTCGGAGGTGGAGGCGTCCGGCAGGAACATTCTGGACTTGCAGATGAACGGACGCCCcgtggacgacgacgacgaccaccTGCAGTACCTGACTTCTCTGGACCTGAACTCGACCATCGCCGGTACAGACTTGTCTGGAAGTGGAGACTTCAGCGTCATAGAGACCGTGTCCGGAGTCGGCGACGGTAAATGTGCGGAGGAGGAAGCGCCGTCCTCGCCGAGTCCGGACGCCTCCGAGGAGACTCGCGAGGTGCAG
- the snx11 gene encoding sorting nexin-11 isoform X2: MNRNQEDEFVAVRVQDPRIQNEGSWNSYVDFKIFLHTNSKAFTAKTSCVRRRYSEFSWLRKKMQKNTGLVPVPELPGKSFFSFSNEDFLERRRKGLQAFLDNVVHMTVCLSDSQLHLFLQTQLPVGHIQDCVQGHTPYSVTDAILTYASSNWGLAQAQTPEDDSIKEPSLTVSYESMESPAPHQPSLQTTETFSPELLSCGDSDPLASLMELREKNKAEDKSSINITQENNRLEAVVECDRDPTEATFFLGDGQDEHEGLGLAGDTQQRSCQIQTPVEVHSPMETGFQEGSEFEGECTEREEEEGVVTSDTEENVVQHSEMEETAVQLESPAEEDVDEVACEPEKCINSLVILDFKDNDSEEQVTEINARSQEEVPEVVCPEKQVLVNHIVSEVAHTEGTVSDVSCAEESKKSDDNQSGESGSEEETTPRSETDDVSSDAFQQMDQKRVEEEADVVVCKDESNEDSASLPSSNESIVQVSDEDSVCDEMEESTRAANGFMKTPPEDVWSEVEASGRNILDLQMNGRPVDDDDDHLQYLTSLDLNSTIAGTDLSGSGDFSVIETVSGVGDGKCAEEEAPSSPSPDASEETREVQMP; the protein is encoded by the exons ACCAACAGTAAAGCCTTCACTGCCAAGACGTCCTGCGTGCGGCGGCGCTACAGTGAGTTCTCCTGGCTCAGGAAGAAGATGCAGAAGAACACTGGTCTGGT GCCGGTGCCAGAGCTTCCAGGAAaatccttcttctccttcagcaaTGAGGACTttctggagaggagaagaaaaggactTCAGGCGTTCTTGGACAA CGTGGTGCACATGACGGTGTGCCTGTCCGACAGCCAGCTGCACCTCTTCCTGCAGACCCAGCTGCCGGTCGGTCACATCCAGGACTGCGTCCAGGGCCACACGCCCTACTCGGTGACCGACGCCATCCTCACGTATGCCTCGTCCAACTGGGGCCTTGCTCAGGCTCAGACGCCGGAGGACGATTCCATCAAGGAGCCCAGTTTGACCGTTTCGTACGAGTCCATGGAGAG CCCAGCACCTCATCAACCGAGCCTCCAGACGACAGAGACTTTCAGCCCCGAGCTTCTCTCGTGCGGAGACTCCGACCCTCTGGCAAGTTTAATGGAGCTCCGAGAAAAGAACAAGGCAGAGGACAAATCCTCAATAAACATCACACAGGAGAACAACCGCCTGGAGGCTGTCGTCGAGTGCGACCGCGACCCCACGGAGGCCACCTTTTTCCTGGGCGACGGCCAGGACGAGCACGAAGGCCTCGGCCTCGCTGGAGATACCCAGCAGAGGAGCTGTCAGATACAGACACCGGTGGAGGTGCACTCGCCCATGGAGACTGGCTTTCAGGAGGGCAGCGAGTTTGAGGGGGAGTGTacggaaagagaggaagaggaaggtgttGTGACTTCAGATACAGAAGAAAATGTCGTGCAACATTCAGAAATGGAGGAAACGGCCGTTCAACTGGAGAGTCCTGCGGAGGAGGATGTAGACGAGGTCGCCTGCGAGccagaaaaatgtataaattctTTAGTGATTTTAGATTTTAAGGACAATGACTCTGAGGAACAGGTCACGGAAATAAATGCCAGATCCCAGGAGGAAGTTCCGGAAGTCGTTTGCCCGGAGAAGCAGGTTCTAGTAAACCACATCGTCTCGGAGGTCGCACACACCGAGGGTACAGTGTCAGACGTCAGCTGTGCGGAGGAGTCGAAGAAGTCGGATGACAATCAAAGTGGTGAATCTGGAAGCGAAGAGGAGACGACGCCTCGGTCAGAAACTGACGACGTGAGCAGCGACGCCTTTCAACAAATGGACCAAAAGCGAGTTGAAGAAGAGGCGGACGTGGTCGTGTGCAAAGACGAGAGCAACGAGGACAGCGCCTCGCTGCCGTCGTCCAACGAGAGCATCGTCCAGGTGAGCGACGAGGACAGCGTCTGCGACGAGATGGAGGAGTCGACCCGGGCGGCGAACGGCTTCATGAAAACGCCTCCTGAGGACGTTTGGTCGGAGGTGGAGGCGTCCGGCAGGAACATTCTGGACTTGCAGATGAACGGACGCCCcgtggacgacgacgacgaccaccTGCAGTACCTGACTTCTCTGGACCTGAACTCGACCATCGCCGGTACAGACTTGTCTGGAAGTGGAGACTTCAGCGTCATAGAGACCGTGTCCGGAGTCGGCGACGGTAAATGTGCGGAGGAGGAAGCGCCGTCCTCGCCGAGTCCGGACGCCTCCGAGGAGACTCGCGAGGTGCAG